The window TGTAAGCACAATGCTCATTTTTGGGAGGATGAAAATGGAAGAGGTAGGTTAGGAACCTCAGTTACGTGGTTGTAGACGTAAGGAGCAACCACTCGAACAACAATCTTCTCTTCTGATTCTACCCATTGTACTTAACAGACACAGTTCAACAGGAGTTGCTTCTCAGAGACGCTAAGAATCAAGTTGCTGTGCTGCAAAGTGAAAGCAGAAAACTGGCCCAGGAAATTAGCAGGTCAGGGTGATTATAACACAATTGAAATAAATCTTGAGCCTCAGCAGGAATGCTTCATGTGATCAGGCAACTCCCTGGAAATTAGGGCTTTCCTGAAAACCAGACAAgtataaaaagagaaaactgtagAATGGCTCATcgaattttaaattttcttagaTACAAACATAGCTGCATATTCTAAACTGTTATCCCACCACTAGGATAAACCAGTTATCTATACAGGACAATCCACTGCATCAGACTTGCAAAGAGGGGCagtatgacaaaaaaaaatctgcatcaTTTTGTTTGCATTCAGGTAGGAAAGAGACTACTTAACCATTCAAGACATCTCCTTTAATGCTGACAGGAGTTCTGCCTTAGTCTTTTTGGGCccaaaattgaaatgaaaatttaaatgcaAGGTGTGATTCTACAGAAAGTCCCAAACAGCTGCAAGGACACACAAAAGAATCAGGATCCTACCCCACAGGCTGGAATGAACTGTATCATTGTTGCTTCTATTGTAACCATATGAACATATTATGAACTGTCTTATCATTTCTACTGAACTGCTGTAGAGTAACTGAGAAGCTCAGAGGTGATTCACTTCACCTACTTGGATAGTTTTGGTGATTTTCATGGCTGGATTTACTGTCCCCATAGCTGGGCTGATAACAGCTGGAGTGCTCCTTTTTAAGCTGATCTTCTCTCTGGCATCCACCACTTTGGTCACCTTTTCAGCAGCAACACTTTGCTGCTTACGGGAATTCAACATCTCTCGAGCATCCTGCACCTTCCCTTTGATTTTGAACCGAGCGTCCTTTTGAACCAGTTTTTCTCGAGCATCTTTAACCCCCAGTTTGTGCCGGGCATCAGTGAGTCCTATCTTCTGTCGGGCATCAAATGTCCGCTGGAAGCTCACAGCTGGTGATGATCTATTCAGAAGATTTTGCTGGATCCCAATGCGAGATCTTACACCTCCAAACACCGGCCTTGTGTTaagtctgggggaaaaaaaagaaaaagaaaaagaaaaaagtttcagGCATTATAGGATGTGATACAATGTCAATAAAAGTATTTGTGTTTCTGCAAACAAAAGTTCATTATTACTGTGCAGAAATCCACTCTGGTTGGATGTCTAAATACAACAGTAGAGCTCCTAAGCTGTTTTATGCTGGATTTTACTTTCTGTATAAACAGCTAAGGAACTTTACAAACTCCATCCTTAAGCTCACATTTACAAACTAAAGGGTCTGATTTCAGCTGTGCTAAGtacatttaaacaaaattcaACAACTCAGATACTTTGGGGAAACCTTTGAAGACAAAGAGGAACAGGAACAGACTTTCTAGCTTTACAACTGAACAGGTCTGCTAAAGCACCTTCTGCAACACAGTAATACATCCTGATACGAAGGAAACATGGAACTACACATGATTTCAAGAACTTTGGGCAGCAAGTTCAGATTTGTGGGAGCACAGCAACTTGAATTTTAGGATGTACAAGCACCAGTAACAGTCTAAGTTCAAAACCACCAGTTTCAAGGTTGATTAGATTCAAGAACAGTCATTGGTCAAATTACTTTTTAACATGACTGCCTCTTCTTTAATCTACTAAAAGAACTACTGCACTTGATGGCCTTTATTTTCTAAGCACATCATTATCACAATACTGAGCAAAGAAAGACAATAGCCCTCTAAAACTACAGTATTTGTACTTGTAAACAAGTATTCCTAAAAAGCAGCATAATATAGGGTGAAAGCTAGAACTACCTTCTTATTACAGGTTTCAAAGACTGCCCTAAGAACAAAACCAGTTTATCTGTTTTTTAATGGAGTTCCTCTGGTACGTATTTttaaagttggtttttttttttctcattgggtttctttgcattaaaaaaggaaaaaaaaagaagaaaaaaagtaaaaagagaaaaaatattattgctgTTGACTTTTTAAAAGCCAGAATAGAGGGCTAGAGTGTTCATCTGCTTTCAGAAACGTGTTGCCCAGTTTTATAAAGTCTAAGAGTAGATACCTAGAATTTGTTGTAATACTCAAAAGGTTAGTATCACAGTATCAAATGAGGATGTAGTTTCAATTCTTCATACACCTTTACATCAATATCTCCTGATCTAACTCCACAACCTTCACATTATTTACAGTCATGTATTTTCAGTGGagagatctttaaaaaaaactccaGCCAGCCAAGAGATGAAAGACTTAACCTCTGCTTCTGTCTCTTTCATTCTTGTGTCCAGATGTCAGGAAAGCTGGGACTGGAGTCCCATTTTATTACCTATCTAAGAGTCCTATGGCTGCTCTCTCATACAGCAAAAGCAAGCCAGCTAGAAGAAACAGGAAGATTATTAAGACCATCTATGAAAATATACCCAGAATACAGAAGACTAACAGTACCTATGAAGCAAAAGACACAGAGCAAGACCTTCCttgcaattttaaaaagcatttatttagcCATGTTGAAAGCATGTAGCTGGAGCACTGCAAAGGGCTGGATCAGAGGCTCGTGAGAGAGGTCAAAGTAAAACCAGCAATGTATGTACCAGCATTTAAAATACGATTAGTTAAGACTGTTGATGACAAAACCCAACGTAATAGGTTAAGAAACTGTACCGAAGACTACACCATTTGTGAAGAGTTGTCTTTATGCTAATAAGCAACTCTTTCGCAGACAATTGCTTACCCTACAAGAGCATTAACTGCTCAGGTATTTGTGCCACAGCACCTGAAATAAAAGCTGATCTCAAACATCTTATTCACTTTTCAGGATTCCAAGCTCTGGCTTGAATATGTTATGCATCAGTACATTTTACAGGTGaaaattttcctgttatttCATCTAGACTACTGAACTGCATGAATATAACGATTTAAGTTTACTCAGTTTATCCAGCCTTCACAAAGCCAAGTTTGCTACCTCAGGAATTTATAAAGTGAAGTAAACATGACATACAAGAGGAGCGCAGGGCACAACAATTCTTACAGTGCTACGGAGGGATTCAGCTCATTTTGCtcagcaaaataaaagcagaaagaaatgagaGTTAAGGAGAGATTTGAGAAGGGATAAAGGAGGTACTTAGGGCATAGTAAGCAGCCTAAGACTCTTCCAAATATGCAGGATAACATGAATGAAAGCACAAAGCCAAGGCCTTGTCTAGACTAGGATTTAAATATGTTTGAATGTTTGGTAGTATGTATTAGCAGGTAACTTTCAGAATATTACTCTAGACGTGTAAGTGTATACACATTCAGAGTTAAAAACGAAAAccaataaattaattaaaaaccagcaacaacaacaacaacaaatccCCAACAAAGCAAGAGCACACTGAGCTAACGGAGATGGGGGACAAGATCTTCACAAACATTAAGAGACTATGGCAAAACGGAAAACGAAAAGCTACCGAAGGAGAATCCAGGTAAGAACTGCCAACTGTGGCGGTAAATGGCCCAGCCTACACTGGAGACATCTGCCATGCAAAGAAATAATCTGACCTCACAGTTCTTATCTGCAACATGCTCCGCTTCTTCTCAAGTACTTCAAACAATCTGTCAGAGCACCACTAACCACGCTAGAGGGTCGACACCTTCCGAAGCCCGGGCAGCGGTGCAGCCGAAGCCCCGGCAGCCTCCCCCGCGCGGGTGCCCCGGTCGGTTACGGCTCCCCGAGCAGCACCAGCGCTCCCGCGGCTCTCCCACAATGCACCGAGCCGCTCCCGGGAGCGCGGCGGAGCCCCGGGGCACTGCCGGGAGACCAGCTGCAGCCCGGCTACCGACGGGGCTCAGGGCCGCCGACCCCGTtacagggagcagggctgggttaATCGGCGGGGACAAGCACGAGGCAGCGGGGACAGTGCAAGTCGGAGGATTCAGTGAGACAAGAGACGGCGCCAGGAATCCCGAAAAGACCGAGATGGGATGGGCTGGCGAGCGTTCCTGCCCCACCGGGGCACCGCCAGGCACTGGGGCCGAGATGGGGGCCCGACCCCCGCCCCGGCCCTGAGTGACGGCCGCCGCCGCCAATCGGATCGCAGcgcggccccgcagccccgcggCCCAGCCAATGGGAACGCGAGGGCGGGAGCAGGGCCGGGCCGCGCCGAGGCAGCCGCGGCCCGCAGCCCACGGAGCGGAGCCACCCGAGGGGACACACGAAGAACGGCCGGGGCCCGCCGGGCTCGAGGCGCTGCTTCGCCGTCCCAACCGCTCACCTTCCCTTCACCGTCACACCGCGCTTCCGTATGAGCTCGTCCAGAGACAGGTCCGCCATCTTGTCGCGGCCCCGACGATGAGACGCAGCGAGCGAGTCCCGGAGGTGACACCCTACGACTTCCGCTCCTCGCCCCGCCCCAGAGGCACGGCGGGCCCCGCCTCCGGCTCCGCCCGCTGCGACGGGACGCCCCACAACTCCCCGCGGCCCCCGGGCCGTTCATTTGCATACTGCGCGGCACGGCGCGGCCCGGTTCGGCCCGCGGCAGCGGTTCCGCGGCGCGGAAAGGGACAGGGGCAGCGGGCAGaggtggggacactgcaggCCAGCTGGAAACGGTGTCAGGCGGCGTGCGGCGTTGCTCGCCCTGACCTGTGGAGTTAGTGCAGAGCAATCTCCCAGCGGCGCGGCGAGCTGTCCGTCATGCCTTAAACTTATGAGTAAGGAAAATAACGACCCGGGGTGACGCCCGGGTCCTCACTCCGAATGTGAGAGGAATTTTTGCGCGGGTACAGGTCGCCCCTGGGTGCCCCGCTTACTTCGCGGGATGCCCGGGTGCCGTGATCTGCCCGTCCCTCCGTGCCGCCAGTGCCAAGGACAGAGCTGCCGGGCCGGGGGGTGGCGCTGCTCCGCCGAGCCCTGTGGGGCGGGACAGCGCCGCGCACCCAAACTCCCACCCTTCCAAAGGTCAGGAATATTTCGACCTGTGTTTCTCTTTGGCTCTGTTCGCTCAGTGGCCGTAAGGGTCTTCACGACGCTTAGAAATAAATCACCCAACCTGCCTAAGACATGCTTCACGTGTCTGCAGGAAGCAAttccttttctgttcttctgaGGGAGCAATTACACCGTTTAAAATCAAGCTAAGAATGAAAGGGAAATGGTGCCTTGTGCAGCTCGGGCAGCAGCATGACCTGCACGGCTGTGGCTCTGGGCCTCACTGCGGGCTGCGGTGCTGTTGGGGCTCCCTCAAAAAACCTTTTTGCAGCATATCACAGCCACAGTCTCTCCAAAATGCAGTTCTGCTTCCTCCCACAGCTCTGTGACAAGGTCCGTTTGTGACCCCTTTGCACCCCCGCTGTTCCCCTTCTGCCGTGTCCCCAGCACGGCCTCCTGACCTGCAGTAACCCTGAGGCATTGCCGTGCGAGCTGCAGCACCCCTCGTGCTGCTGTGGAGCTGGCGGCCAAAGCACATTTCATGTGGGATGCAAGGGAAAGCTCCTGGCAGACTTCAGtttgggagctgccagggaggCCGAGGAATGTAGAGGAGACTTGTGCAGCTGAGGTGGCTGCTCACAGCCACACAGGCTCAGGCTCCCACAGCACTGATTTCCTCTCAAGAAGCCTTTGTGAGCCTGAAGTCATACCAGCGGTGATGCCAGGTTCCTGCTTGGTTGTGCGCTGGTGCTTGGTCCAGCTCCAGGGTGGCACACGTCTGAGGTGTATAAATGAAGGTACACAAAATACAGCCCTTTTTGTGCTGcctttctgcagctgctgagcttgATCAAACTGAGACGATGGGGTGGGTAATGTGTGACATTTGTTTTACTGTTGCAAAACCAACAGGCAACATTTGAGCAAATTCATTTGACTTTTAAGAGCAGCCCAAGTGGTTCCAGACTAGAGGGCCCCCTAGCCAGTATTCTGTTTCCAACCTGCAAGGACCCCTGTGGAGGTCACTTCCAGACACCCCACAAACCTTAGTGCTATTTGTGCAGCCACGGTATCTTCCGGCAGTACCTCCCCTCTCTGCTTCGTGGTGAGCCACATCCTGCTGTTCATTTAGTTTCCATCAGCTTAGTTCTTGCAACTGAAGCTGAAGAGTGCATATGTAGCTGCCATCCATCCTTTCTTCCACCTGTGATCCCTGAATTCCTCTTCAGTCCAGGCTAAGAATTCCAGGCCTACTCAGACATTCCTCTTCAGTGAAGCTCCCTTCCCTCTACAGGCTCCCACCTTCCCATGTTAAGTCTTTGTGGGAGGCTGATTAGGGGGCATGAGTCATGCTGTTGTGCGAAAGGAGGGGTTTAAACCTCAGGACCTTCCTCTTTCTGGGTTTCTGATTGTTTTGCTCTTCCTCTTAGACACAAGCTGTAGCTCAATTTTCACAGGTTCTTCATGGTTCTTTCTCTGAGCTGTGGATGAGAAGTCAAATATTTCTTCCAGGAAGGGCCTGGGCCTCTGCTTCCCTCTTTgtggctgggagagggggaagagtgtaagcagcagcagagatctCCCTGTGTAGGGGTCTCTACAAAGGGCTCCTTGTCCCAGTGTGCTGCAAAACTTTCAGGTCTGCTCTTGCTTTTCCAGAGGCAGATTCCTTAAGCATGTCTCCTCCATCTGCTGAGACCCCACGACAGGGAAttctgaaggagctgggggagaggagaCCATTTCCCCATCTCACACCAATTTcctgttaaaatatttcttagaaAATTATGCAAAGGGTATCCGGACATCATATTAGCCTTGGGATGGTATGTGGTACAGtatctgctttaaaatattgCCTCAACCTCAAACATCAAGAACTCGGAAAAGAAGTTGTGTTGGACCATGGACAAGATGTTGTCCTTTGCACCAGGAAATGCGAGAGTCTGGCAATAGGGGAATTTGATGCACAGAGACACTGCACAGTGGCTGTCAGTGGATCTTTGTTGCTAAAGGAGAAAGTACCTGGTTTGTAGTGAAAGGTTAAAAATCCTCTGATTATAGCAGTTTGTTCACTGTTTCAGGACTACTGTGCCCTAGGTCTTTTAGTCTTCTGAAGACTTTAAAATCAGTCTTTGAAATAGAAGGTCTTGCAACATGAGTATTTTAGCCTAGCAAAAATGATGctaaggggagaaaaaataaaggaaaggaCACACATGAGGAGATGCAGAAGTGATGAGCTTCAGAGATAAAACGGATGCACAGCATAGGACCAGCAGACCCAGGGACTTACAGAATAAACTTAGGCTAAAAATTTTCTAAGCAGGTAACAAATAGAGCATGACAGTTTGCCATATGTGTAGTATTATACCTGTATAATCACATGGCATTTGGCTCAGGGTCATGCTGAAACTTCTGCTTACATGTACTGGACAACAGCCCTGTCATTTATCTTCTACAGcctggaaaaatgaaatattaatgcaATGCTCATCTGAATCTGCAACATTATAAAAGgtatgaaaaaagagaaagtagttctttttttttatgaaagtTGTAGGAAATACAGTACATATGTAATTTTTACTTCACCTGTTCTATTCCATAATGTATATTTCTATTAAAGGTCTTTCACAGTCAGTTTCTCAGAATAGTCTGGTTTTCTAAAAGCCAATTTTCTTGCACACACCTGGATCCCAACTCATGTTGTCTGTGACCTGCAATATGCTTAGGGAATACTGAATTCCTGAGAGAAGTAAAGCAATTTGCTTGCAGAGAGCTGCACAGAAATCTGCCTTTCTTTCTGGAGGCCCATTGAGTGAGAAAATCACAGGGAGTTTGGGCAGCCAAGGAAACTGAAGGACTAGAAAGAAAAACTGGAGAAAAGGACTTGGCAGGCACACAGTAGAATTTAGTCTCTTTTTATTTGGTCATTCTCAAGTTGCTTACAGAATACCGTGTCACACAAAATCACATAAACATACACTTGCCTCACTGCATCCCTCTTATGCCATGGAATACAACTTTTAGAGCTCTTTGGCCCAGAGCTGTGGCACATGTGTAGCTGAAGGACTTTGGGAGAGGTAAATTGTACAGATGTGAGAAAGCAGCTGAGTGCTAACAGGCAGGTGGCACCGGTGAGGAGTGGTGAGGAGACAATTGGAATAGCTTCAATTTTTAAAACAGGTTTGCTAATGATGATTTATCCTAAGTGTCCCATGTGGGGGATGTCTAACTTACTAGCTCTGAAAAGCAGGCAGTtcatgagagaaagaaaagcagagtatTGCACAGGAAAAGTTTCATCTTCTTATATCTAAGCAAGTAATTAGCCTGACTGTCAAGTCATTCTCCCTTAATCCCAGACTACACCTTTCACAATAACTTGTTCCCCGCATTTCATTATGGGCCACAGAAGTGATGGTTTTTTCCAATACACAGAATCTTTCTTGTCCACGTGCTCTGAATACTGTATGTCCATCTTCCAGTCAGCTTTAACTGGTGGGTCCTGAAGAAGCAGCAAACAATAAAtttggcagcactgcagcaagAACTGTGTTTCATTTCCACTTCCTGTGTGAATGGCAGTTTCCTGAAAATCAAATGAGAACAGCTTTCAAAGCTTTGTAATGTTATGTTGATGTGTTGTTACGCTGCCTCCCTGCTCTCATTCTGTGCAGCTGCTCCACAGGAACTAAGCACTCAAGAATTTCACTTGTCAAAGCTGCCGGTACTGTTTGAGTGGGACATGCAGGGGTCCCAGTGTCACTTTAAAGGTTCTTTTATTTACCAAGTCCTGACTTCTGGATTGTGCCAAGTGTCCAGCACCTTTCTCTATTTCCTCCTAGAGAGATCTGCAAGGAGTTTGGTAAGATGAAGCTCTCGGAAAAGCCCAGCAAGCTGCAAAAGGAGGAAGCTCCTCTTTGGAAGTTTCATATATCTGTGCTATGGATATGTCATATCTTCACAAAAAAAGCCCACTAGAGACTAGTCCGTGTGGATAGCAGGTGTCAGGGCTCTGTGCACATCAACAGCCTCTGCATGctttcctctgccttcccaGGGGTTTGGCTGCTTGTGTTCAAGGTCAGCTCAGATTAAGCACGAGCATTATGACCTTGTATTCAACTCCTGCAACAGCAGCCACGCCGGCAGAAAGGGTGGTGTGAGAAGGAGTTATGAGAAGCCTCGTCTTCACCCACCAATCGACCCAGCAGCTGAGTGGTGGCTAGGTGCTTGACTGAGCTGTGGTGGTGGGATGCCTGTGCCCAGCCTTGCTGGTCCTGACCCACAGACCAACTTCAGCTTGGTCTTGACCTGGCTGGTCACTGTGAGCTTGCCCAGTGGTCACCAGTTTGTGGCTGACCCTGACCACCACCACTGACCCTTTGCTCTTTGCTCTTTGCTCTTTGCTCCTTGCTTGGGTCCAGTAGGGCTGTGCCTTTGTTTGCAGGGGCACAACCCTGCCTGTCCTGTTGTACTTCCCTTACAAGGTTACATGTACTTGAGAATATTTTGGGAGTATATGGGCTGGAAGGACCTGGCCACAAGTGGAAAACAGCCTCATGCAGAAGGGAGACCTCtcattttttaaacaacaaGCTGCACAGACAATTGAACCATTGCCCCGTTTCCTGGGCTGTATCTTTACTCACTTGAACAATCCTGTAAAGTGCTGAATTTTCGCGATAGCGTTGCCTGAGCAGCTTCATTATGTCTTGCATCATCACCTACAGAACAATCAGAGCACAAAGCAGACTGTTATCATGTGGTAAGGCAAGCACTGGGAAGTTTTATTTCTCATATTGGGTCAATCAGTAACAGAGAAGTCACTCATTTCAGGCTTTGGAGGAAGGTCCCATAAAAGCAACACAGGGCTTGAAAATACTTTCTGCACTCATGTGTGTGCCTCATCCAGCTGGACAATTCAGATATgcagtgtgtgtctgtgtatcATGGGATACAGAACCATTTAATTTTGGAAGGCTCCCACAAGGATCCTCAAGTCCAGCTCCCTGCTTCTTTGTGGAATAGCTTAACTCTTAGAAAGACCTGGTTTTTATCCAGTGCTGCTCTCATACCTAGGGTTGCTAGAGCCTGGCTTTCTACACCCCCAGCCCTCTCAGCTCATAAGTTATCCAGTGTCATTGCTGACAGATTTTGAGCAGTGCCCTTAGTAGAAGCAAACCTCTAAATGAATGGTAGATGCTGATGGCTCTTGTACACAGAAACATAAAATACCTTGATCAAAGTATTATTCCCAAGTGGAATGTCAAAACCTTTAATTATGGCATCTGTTCTCTGTTGTATATCTTTCTCACAGGCATCAAACAGCTTCTGCAGTGCAAAAACAACAACTGATTACAGCATCAATCACGATGAAAACAGAAGTGTAGTGCAAAGCATGTGCTGAGAAAACATCTGCTTTAGAGTAAATTGTAGAGCTGCTGATTGAAATATGTCTTCAATAGCTAGGAAACAAACAGTTTCATTGAGCTGCTTGCATTTTGGAGCCCATCCTTCAGCATCCATGGGGCCTTATCATCACAATCAATGCTAATAATGGCCTCATCTCAGTCTCATCCTTTAAGGTAATACCactttggttttttctttcagatctCTCCAGCATCACAGCAGTGAGTAAGACATCAAAATGAGGACTCCCAACTATCAGTTCAAGCACTAACATAAGCAAAGCATATTGTTTTCCCACTTGTGCTTAACAGGTGTAAGAGATGGGGCTGGTATTTGAGTGTGTGTGCCCTTCTGAAAGGCAGGAGGAAGAAGGTCACTGTCACTTTGATCCCTACAGCATTACACAGGCCTAGCTGGGCTGGATAATCAGAGACCTAAACTTAGGCCCCAACACTGTCTGATACAAAAATACAAGTGCCCAAAGGCTGCTATATGGCTACATCATATTGATCTGATAAGAATCAGATGGAGAAAATGGATGTGAACAAACCTTAATGGCACGGCTGCCTTCTTTATATGTCCAACGGTAGGGCATGGAGCTCCTGACTTTTTCCCATTCCCGTAGCCGGAGCAGCTCATATCTGTCCAGCACAGCAGACAAACGTGAAGGGTCATTGATGTCCTCAGAGTGTTGGTGCATGACTATTGCTTTAGCCAAGAGCTCTTGGATTCTAGGTCAAGAAGGATATTAAAAAACCAAGTCAAGATGAAATAATGAgtgaatgtaaatattttacttatgAAACTGTTTCATGAATCCCATGTTTTCTACAATGCACTTCTCATTTATATTATATAGCTGGCAAGCAGcttttctgtggaaaacagTGCTTTCTCAGCTCAGTTTTGCATGATCACAGTAGAATCTGACCAGAGTGGCATGTTGATGATGTCATTGTAGACTGGTTTCTTTTACTCTTTATTTAACTGGTTACCCTGAGAATGTCTTCTTCCCTTTGCAGAACAACTCAAGCCATCTTCCAGAAGTCAGTTACAAAGAGATGCTGGCAGGTTGAAAGCCTGGAGAGAAGGTGTCTAGGCTGTCTGGTCAGAAACAGAGTCCCCAAGGACTGGAGGAAGCAAGAAGTATGCGGCTTTTCAGTGTAGAAACACACACTACGTCTGAAATGTGAATAAATACTTTACCTTGCCTCTAGCTTTTTGATCTTCTCTTTCAGCatcttattttcctctttctcctcatGCTGTATTTGGATTGCCCTTCCAGGAAGTGCTCTGAAACAGATTTGTGAGATCTCTTTATTTGCACTTGGACACTGGCACAACAGTGCCTCCACTGAATAATCTGAATTCAAGGAAAAAAGCTCTGAGGTTGGAAAGTGCAAGAGCATCCAGGAAAAACTCCACGGGAGCTGAACACCTCCCCTAAAAGCTCCCGCCCAGAATTTATGCTCAAATCAAGTGGGAAGCTATCTACAACAGAAGAAACAGAGGTATGGTTGTGAGGATCATCATGATTTCCCCCTCTCACAATGATTATTAATATAAAGAATCACACCACCTGTTGTGACTGTCCAGAAGGTGAGCATAAATAGTTTCAAAGAAAGTTCTGTTCTCATTGTGCATCCATCTAtaaggggaagaaagaaagaaataataaaccACAATGCAATCAGTGGGCAAGTATGCAataaagtctttaaaaaatgcacaagCTAAACTTCCTCCCTCCAATTTCTGATCAGCCcatggggaaaagaaatataGAGACCAAAACTTGTCAAGGCTGTTCTTTGCCAGAGGGGTggtttgtgattctgtgagtcaATACCAACAGTACAAATAAAATACTCCCAAAGTATAAGATCTGCACGTTACATGGAGCAAATCCAACAGCTTCTGTAAAGTGGCCCTGGGTTCCCAGTACAGCCTGGGCAAAATTTGTTGCTAATGCAGAGCCCTCCCTGTGTCTGGCTGATTTGTAATTTTCTGTCCCAGTCACCCTAGTGTGCACCAGCTACAGTTCACTGTCAAAGGCCACACTAAACAGTGTCATTTCTGGTCACTGGACTCTCACAGTATTTTGTTGaccatttctttcagaaattcaTCTCTTTCCTTTGCGTTCTTGCTGTCCATTTCTTtcataatttcaaatatttcctctttttgtttATTGTTCGCCTCTTCCATCATTTGCAACATTTCCTTTTTGTATTTATTGATGTTTTCTTCCATTATTTCAGGCATTTCCTTCATGTTGGAAGTCTGGTCTCCATAGGCTGATGGCTTCTGTGAGGTGTCAGATGTATgtctgagggaaaaaagaaaagggaactCTTATAATGAAGGGTGGTAAGAACACATCCTCAAAAGAAGTACTTTATAATAGCCAGTCCTGTGTACTTTATAATAGCCAGTCCTGTGTGCAGAGGCTTCATGGCTACATCCATGCCTGCAAGCAGATCAGAGACAGGACAGAGGGTGCGCAGGGGCGCAGGCTTGGCACAAGTGAGTTAGCACTCTCCCAGATAATGCCTGATACAGCTCAGAGGACTCCACAGGCCAGGGCATGCCAAAAACAGGAGAGTCTGACTAATCATTAGTTCTGGATAAAGTGGCCAAGATACAAGGAcagttttctgaaaaacaaactcAACCCAGACCTGCAGAGAGTGGGGAACAGCAAATGCAGGTAACTGTTCTTTAACTGTTCTGCTAAAACCAACTTTGCAATTTAcaagtgtgggtttttttaatagaggAGTACAAAGCTCTGTGTTCTCaaggtaattttttatttgtacaaCTGCTCTGTGTCCTGTTTCCTCACGAGGATCCCAGATGTCAACTATTAATTGTACAGAGACAGTCCCAGATTAAGGTGCTCCTGCAGCTTGGATCCAGGTGGAACAGAGACCAAGCTTGTCCCTGCAACCAGATGTCAGAGAAAGCCTCAGCATGAGTCTTTAACTTTGGTTTATGCCAATAGAaggctgcactgctgctgcaagGGACTGTGctgcccttccagctcagcGTC is drawn from Poecile atricapillus isolate bPoeAtr1 chromosome W, bPoeAtr1.hap1, whole genome shotgun sequence and contains these coding sequences:
- the LOC131591972 gene encoding uncharacterized protein LOC131591972 — encoded protein: MNTPNVSDCSNGNMWNIGNDFGSKRTEISDTPDISGFTQGAVWSTYNISDSRGIESQHTHNVSGNRGTEVLEGQHGDTDPSKMTAQSSRHTSDTSQKPSAYGDQTSNMKEMPEIMEENINKYKKEMLQMMEEANNKQKEEIFEIMKEMDSKNAKERDEFLKEMVNKILWMHNENRTFFETIYAHLLDSHNRALPGRAIQIQHEEKEENKMLKEKIKKLEARIQELLAKAIVMHQHSEDINDPSRLSAVLDRYELLRLREWEKVRSSMPYRWTYKEGSRAIKKLFDACEKDIQQRTDAIIKGFDIPLGNNTLIKVMMQDIMKLLRQRYRENSALYRIVQETAIHTGSGNETQFLLQCCQIYCLLLLQDPPVKADWKMDIQYSEHVDKKDSVYWKKPSLLWPIMKCGEQVIVKGVVWD